The following is a genomic window from Armatimonadota bacterium.
ATCCGTATTCCTTGCCCCCGCACGGCGAGCCGGCCGGCGGCTGGCCGTTGGGGGATGGCTGGGGCAGGCACGCCGGTTAATGCCGTCGAACCGACACTCCGTGTGGGGCGATACCCGCGGAGTGCAGGTTGCGCTCTCGCGGCCAGCGATCAGGAGAATTGCCATGCGCGCGCGAGACGTGATGAAGCGAGACGCCGTGACGATAGCAGCGGACGCGACGGTTGCGGACGCGGCGCGGCTGATGCACGAGAGCGGCCACGCCGGTCTCGGGGTAGTTGACCAAGACGGTCGAGCGCTGGGTATTGTGGATGATCGCACGCTGGTCCACCTATTGTTGCCCAAGTACGCGGAGGATATCGGCGACCTCGCGTTTCTCCCGGAGGACTTCGAGCCGTTCGAGACGCGCATCAAGGAGGTAGGGAGCATGAAGGTGCGCGATGTGGCGCGGCAGTCCGATATCTCCGTGACCGAGGATACGCCGGTTGTGGAAATTGCGGCGTTGATGGTGACCAAGAACGTTGCGACGGTCCCCGTCACGCGCGACGACCGCGTGGTGGGCATCGTCGGCCTTGAAGAGATCGTGGACGAAATCGTCCAGCCGCACTTTCGGCGAGGCGAGCGGGCCTGATGGTCGGGAGTAACCAAGCGATTCTAGCAGGCGGCATCTTTCTCGGCGCGTACGCACTCATCGCGACCGACCGCCTTCATCGCACAGTCGTGGCGCTCGCAGGCGCCGCCCTCGTCCTGCTGCTCCGCGTGGTTGACCAGAGCACTGCATTTGCCGCGGTGGACTGGAACACCGTGTTCCTGCTCCTCGGGATGATGGTCATCGTGGCGGTGACCCGGCGCACCGGCGTGTTCCAGTGGCTGGCGATAAAGTCCGCCAAGGCCGCTCGCGCAGAGCCCATGCGCATGATCCTCCTCTTCTCCGCCGTAACCGCGGTACTGTCGGCCTTCCTTGACAACGTGACGACGGTGTTGCTCATTGCGCCCGTCACGATTCTCATCGCCGAAGCGCTCTCCATCAGTCCCTTGCCTTTTCTCATCAGCGAGATCCTGGCCTCCAACATCGGCGGTACCGCCACTCTCGTCGGCGACCCGCCCAACATCATGATCGGCAGCGCCGCCGGGCTCGGCTTTCTCAGTTTCGTGCTCAATCTCGCGCCTGTCGCCGCTATCATCTTCATCGCCTATGCCGCTACCGTGCGCTACCTGTTCCGCAGCGGCATGACGGTGACCGAAGAGGCGCGCGCGCGTATCTACGAATTCGACGAGAGCAAGGCAATAACGGACTGGCCGCTGCTGCGGCGCTGCCTCTTCGTGCTCAGCCTGACCATCATCGGGTTCTTTCTCCATGAGGTCGTTCACCTGTTGCCCGCCACGGTCGCGCTCGCCGGCGCCGCGTTGCTGCTAGTCATGAGCGGCGCCGATCTCGAGGAAGTGCTCCACGACGTCGAGTGGCCCACGCTGCTCTTCTTCATCGGGCTCTTCATCATGGTGGCCGGGCTCATCGACACCGGCATTATCACCGCGATAACCCGCTGGCTGCTCGCCCTCGCCGAGCGCAGTATTGCCGTGACGGCTATCGTTCTACTCTGGGTCTCCGCAGGATTGTCAGGAGTCGTGGACAACATTCCCTTCGTGGCCACCGTCAACCCGATGCTGCTGGAGTTGGCCCCCGGGCTGGCGCCGCCCGGGGCTAATATCGCCGAGGTCGTGCGCGGCCCTCAGATGATGCCCCTGTGGTGGTCGCTCGCGCTCGGGGCTTGCCTCGGCGGGAATGCGACCCTTGTCGGTGCATCGGCAAACGTCGTCGTCGCCGGCATCGCCGAGCGCAACGGGCATCCCATCAAGTTCACCGAGTTCCTCAAGTACGGCATCCCGGTCGTGCTCGAATCCCTGGTCATCTCCACTGCATATGTCTATCTGCGTTATCTCTAGAATCTCCGGTGTCAGGAAAGACCGCGAGACTTCTGGGAATGAGGCCTCTGAGTGTGATCCCTCTGCCCAGAAGCCCTTGGGTAACACACCGACCCCATTCCCGTGGACCGATGCGCCTCGCCTGCGCCGCATCCCCGCGCGCAGGGGCCTGGGGCGCGAAAGGATGCTCGGCCAACCATGCGCAACATCGGCGTGATAGTTGAGTGGGTGCTTATCTTCCTCGCCATCTTCAGCCTGTGGCCATGGATTCTGGGCTATCGTGAACTCTGGTCGCAACTGCTCCTGCTCGCCGCCCTTGTGGCCATGGTCTGGGTGGCCGTTCGACGCATCAGCCGCATTCGACACGCGCGCTGACGGTGTCCTCGCCAGGCACTCCCCGCGCGGCAGCGCGTTTTCGGCAGAGCACGGATCCCGAGCCGCAGAACATCCCATATCACCCGACACTTGCCCCGCCCTCCGCTTGGCGCACGTGGCGCTAACCGAACCGGGGCAATTTCTAGCGCCGATGCTTGCTTGTGATGGCCTTCACAAAGTGCAGTTTTGCATCAGAAACAGACTGAATCACGCCTTATTTTGCCCCTTGACAGCGCCGCCTGCCAATGGGAGAATAACAGAACTGCGGGCGGGTCTCACGATTCTGTCCAGTGCGAACCGAAATTGTGTCAGGGGCTGGGATGGATACCTACGTCGAGCGTCATGCACCGTGCTTGGTCGCGTGTCCGGTTCATACCGATACCCGCCTGTACGTCGAGCGCGTCATGGAGGGACGATATGAGGATGCGCTCGACTTGCTCCTAGCGGCGAATCCCTTCACCTCGGTCTGCGGACGCATTTGTCACCATCCGTGCGAGGAGAGCTGTCGGCGCACTAAGGTTGATGCTCCCGTCGGGCTGCGTCAGCTCAAGCGCTTCGTCGTCGAGACCACGCGGGACTATCGCTCTCGCCGCCGCGCCCCTGCGAAACGAACTCGCAGTGAGCGCATTGCCGTCGTCGGCGCGGGCCCTGCCGGGCTGACGGCAGCCCACGACCTCGCCCGTGCCGGCTTCGGCGTCACCGTCTTCGAGGGCTCATCCGAGCCCGGCGGCATGCTGGGCACGACCATCCCCCGTTACCGCTTGCCATACGACGTGCTGCGTGAGGATATTGACGATATCCTCGCGCTCGGGGTCGAGCTGCGCGCCGCCTGCGCGGTAGGGCGCGACGTCGGGCTGGCCGAGCTACAGCGCGAATTCGCGGCCACGCTGATCGCAACCGGCCTCAGCGAGAGTCGAGCGCTCGGGGTGCCCGGGATTGACAGCCACGGGGTGTTGCTGGCACTGCCCCTGCTGCGCGCGGTATGCAGCGGGAATCCTCCGGCGCTCGGCGAGCGGGTTGTCGTTATCGGCGGCGGCAATGTGGCGATAGATGTGGCGCGCTGTGCGCGTCGCCTTGGCGCGACCCACGTCACCATGGCCTGCCTCGAGGCCCGGGGTGAAATGCCGGCTTGGGATTGGGAAATCGAGGAGGCGGTTGAGGAAGGCGTTGGACTCGCGCCGTCGTGGGGGCCGCAGAGCGTGGCGGCGGAGCAAGGAGCGGTGCGCGCGATTGAACTGCAGCGCTGCACGCGCGTGTTCGACGAGGACGGCCGGTTCAGCCCTGCCTTCGACGAGAGCGAGACGTCCGTGGTGGAGGCGGACACTATCGTGCTCGCGATCGGACAGCGCGCGGACTTGACCTGCCTCCAGGACTCGGGGGTGCGAATCGGGCGTGATGACCGGCTCGAGTATGATCCCGAGACGATGCTCACGTCCGAGCGCGGCGTCTTCGCCTGCGGCGAGGTCACTACTGGGCCGGGCGCGGCAGTCGAAGCCGTGGCTGACGGTCACCGTGCCGCGCGCGCGATTCAGCATTTCCTCGACACCGGGGAACTCCTGAAGCAGGCCCCCAAGGATGAATTGCCGTCCATCGGCGATCTGC
Proteins encoded in this region:
- a CDS encoding CBS domain-containing protein, which translates into the protein MRARDVMKRDAVTIAADATVADAARLMHESGHAGLGVVDQDGRALGIVDDRTLVHLLLPKYAEDIGDLAFLPEDFEPFETRIKEVGSMKVRDVARQSDISVTEDTPVVEIAALMVTKNVATVPVTRDDRVVGIVGLEEIVDEIVQPHFRRGERA
- a CDS encoding FAD-dependent oxidoreductase; this encodes MRTEIVSGAGMDTYVERHAPCLVACPVHTDTRLYVERVMEGRYEDALDLLLAANPFTSVCGRICHHPCEESCRRTKVDAPVGLRQLKRFVVETTRDYRSRRRAPAKRTRSERIAVVGAGPAGLTAAHDLARAGFGVTVFEGSSEPGGMLGTTIPRYRLPYDVLREDIDDILALGVELRAACAVGRDVGLAELQREFAATLIATGLSESRALGVPGIDSHGVLLALPLLRAVCSGNPPALGERVVVIGGGNVAIDVARCARRLGATHVTMACLEARGEMPAWDWEIEEAVEEGVGLAPSWGPQSVAAEQGAVRAIELQRCTRVFDEDGRFSPAFDESETSVVEADTIVLAIGQRADLTCLQDSGVRIGRDDRLEYDPETMLTSERGVFACGEVTTGPGAAVEAVADGHRAARAIQHFLDTGELLKQAPKDELPSIGDLPDETVERITARERVQVSLTPAAARIADFSEIERGFTEAEARAEAQRCLACTTGAFVDEERCAACLTCVRICPFGVAAVTSTAAMPEEKCQACGLCAAVCPAAAIALKRFGAERVKDDLERVLSEAADRSAPALIVSFCCLFETTSRRFLDETPQDVAETGVARVLVPCVGRLSVPDMLAPFEHGADAVCVIACADGECLYPTAEERLSTRVDQVKQVLDEIGLGGERIDLWRTKESAEVSWTAFWQVSRRKLALIEAEQRGETR
- a CDS encoding ArsB/NhaD family transporter, coding for MVGSNQAILAGGIFLGAYALIATDRLHRTVVALAGAALVLLLRVVDQSTAFAAVDWNTVFLLLGMMVIVAVTRRTGVFQWLAIKSAKAARAEPMRMILLFSAVTAVLSAFLDNVTTVLLIAPVTILIAEALSISPLPFLISEILASNIGGTATLVGDPPNIMIGSAAGLGFLSFVLNLAPVAAIIFIAYAATVRYLFRSGMTVTEEARARIYEFDESKAITDWPLLRRCLFVLSLTIIGFFLHEVVHLLPATVALAGAALLLVMSGADLEEVLHDVEWPTLLFFIGLFIMVAGLIDTGIITAITRWLLALAERSIAVTAIVLLWVSAGLSGVVDNIPFVATVNPMLLELAPGLAPPGANIAEVVRGPQMMPLWWSLALGACLGGNATLVGASANVVVAGIAERNGHPIKFTEFLKYGIPVVLESLVISTAYVYLRYL